TTATGAGGCATGCACTATATAAAAAATCATGAAAACCTAAGATTTAAGGTTTTCGTATTTAATAATGACTGACAGTCATTCATTTATATGTTTATTATTTATTTGGAGGTTTTATGATGAATAAAGCATGGATTTATGTCGTGCTGACAAGCTTGTTTGAACTAATTTGGATTTATGGTTTTAATACAGCTGCAGAATGGTGGCATTGGGCACTTATCATTACTGCTATTTTATTAGATTTGCATTTCTTATCCAAAGCATGTGAAGGGCTGCCAACTGGTACGGTATATGCAATATTCGCTGCTGCTGGAACAGTAGGAACTGCACTTATGGATGTCTATCTATTTGGTGGAAGTCTAAGCTTCGGTAAATTAGCTTTTATGGCATTACTTGTTGCAGGTGTCATTGGATTAAAATTGTTTGATAGTCCGTTAACTACAGAAAAAAAGGGGGAAGCTAGCTGATGGGCTGGTTATTGATAGCTGGAGCAGCTGTATTTGAGATGATAGGTGTGTTGGGCTTGCGATTATACAGTGAAAAGAAACGATTCCGTAATGGTTTTATTTATTTAGGCGGATTGGGTATGAGTCTTATGCTGTTGTATGCATCTTTTGAGTATTTACTTGTGAGTGTAGCCTACTCCGTTTTTATAGGGATTGGAACTGCTGGTGCTGTTTTATTGAATATGCTGTTTTTTGGAGAATCAAAAAGCATACCACGGATTATCAGCTTAATTGCTATTGTAATTGGTGTTACGGGTTTAAAAGCATTGTCTTGATCAGAATAAAATAAACTGTTTGTCTCTTTTTATTCCCAAAAACTGCTTATAAACAAAGTGATCAGACGAATATTACTAAAATACACAAAGAATGAAGTATATTCTTTCGCAGCTCTTTCCATTTTGCAGTATAATTAAGAAAGAATATTTTTGAGGATGGAGGTGTAGGTAAATGAAGTCAATAATGGTTGAGCAATTAGTACGTGAGTTTTCATTGGAGGTGCTGGCTGGGGAAGGTGAACTGGATCGGTCTATTACTAGGTTACGAACCCACCGTCCGGGTCTGGAATTTATCGGTTACTTTGACTTTTTTCCAATGGAACGGGTTCAAATCCTCGGCCAAAAGGAGATTACATATTTACACCAGCTAAGTGATTCAGAACGGCAATTGCGGATCGGGAATGTGGTTAACTACCATCCACCATGTTTTATCGTTACCGCTGGACAGGAAGGGTTGACCTACTTAAAGCAATATTGCACGAAAGAAAAAATACCATTATTACGAACACATGAAACTACGACAGATTTCATTGCCAAAATGGATGCTTACTTGACCAAGTCATTGGCTCCAGAAATTGCCTTGCACGGTGTTTGCCTAAACGTGTTTGGGAT
This region of Oceanobacillus sp. FSL K6-2867 genomic DNA includes:
- a CDS encoding SMR family transporter; amino-acid sequence: MMNKAWIYVVLTSLFELIWIYGFNTAAEWWHWALIITAILLDLHFLSKACEGLPTGTVYAIFAAAGTVGTALMDVYLFGGSLSFGKLAFMALLVAGVIGLKLFDSPLTTEKKGEAS
- a CDS encoding SMR family transporter gives rise to the protein MGWLLIAGAAVFEMIGVLGLRLYSEKKRFRNGFIYLGGLGMSLMLLYASFEYLLVSVAYSVFIGIGTAGAVLLNMLFFGESKSIPRIISLIAIVIGVTGLKALS